One window of the Chelonoidis abingdonii isolate Lonesome George chromosome 3, CheloAbing_2.0, whole genome shotgun sequence genome contains the following:
- the KLHDC3 gene encoding kelch domain-containing protein 3 isoform X2, with protein MLRWTVHLEGGPRRVNHAAVAVGHKVYSFGGYCSGEDYETLRQIDVHVFNAVSLRWTKLPPVWTNSRDHVREVPYMRYGHSAVLIDDTIYIWGGRNDTEGACNVLYAFDVNTHKWFTPKVSGMVPGARDGHSASVLGKTMYIFGGYEQLADCFSNDIHKLDTSSMMWTLIPAKGTPARWRDFHSATIIGTKMYVFGGRADRFGPFHSNNEIYCNRIKVFDTETNSWLDSPPTPLLPEGRRSHSAFGYNGELYIFGGYNARLNRHFHDLWKFDPGTSAEHPFKAVCPCCPLLKWDSTAFSLLFSSPLSQLPSLQMGIRVTLWEWLCT; from the exons ATGTTACGGTGGACTGTGCACTTGGAAGGTGGGCCTCGGAGAGTGAACCACGCTGCTGTGGCTGTTGGCCATAAAGTGTATTCCTTTGGCGGGTATTGTTCTGGTGAAGACTATGAGACTCTGCGGCAGATTGATGTCCACGTATTTAATGCAG TGTCTCTGCGCTGGACCAAGCTGCCACCAGTGTGGACAAACAGCCGGGACCACGTGAGGGAGGTACCGTATATGAGGTATGGGCACTCAGCAGTGCTGATTGATGATACCATCTACATATGGGGAGGCCGTAACGACACTGAGGGAGCCTGCAATGTACTCTACGCCTTTGATGTCA ACACTCACAAGTGGTTCACGCCCAAGGTCTCTGGAATGGTCCCAGGAGCAAGAGATGGGCACTCGGCTAGTGTCCTCGGAAAGACCATGTATATCTTTGGAGGCTATGAGCAGCTG GCTGACTGCTTCTCAAATGACATCCACAAGTTGGATACCAGCAGCATGATGTGGACTCTAATCCCAGCGAAG GGCACACCAGCTCGCTGGAGAGACTTCCACTCGGCCACCATCATTGGGACAAAGATGTACGTATTTGGTGGCAGAGCAGATCGCTTTGGGCCCTTTCACTCCAACAACGAGATCTACTGTAACCGAATTAAAGTGTTTGACACTGAAACAAACTCTTGGCTCGACTCCCCTCCTACTCCATTGCTCCCTGAAGGCAGGAGGAGCCACTCGGCAT TTGGCTACAATGGGGAGTTATATATATTTGGTGGCTACAACGCACGTTTGAACAGACACTTCCATGATCTCTGGAAATTTGATCCAG GAACCTCAGCAGAACATCCGTTCAAAGCTGTTTGTCCTTGCTGTCCTCTGTTAAAATGGGACTCCACAGCCTTCAGTCTCCTGTTCAGCAGTCCCTTGTCACAGCTGCCCTCTCTTCAAATGGGCATACGTGTCACTCTTTGGGAATGGCTCTGCACTTAG